A section of the Ornithinimicrobium sufpigmenti genome encodes:
- a CDS encoding class I SAM-dependent methyltransferase — MTGRTRSEVWDRHAPRYDARTAWLERRLLSHGRTWVGARATGATLEVGVGTGANLAHYGPDVDLTAIDPSARMLEETRRKLSEAGPASRSDRASSPGPELSLVRPVRLLAADVGDLPFEDGSFDSVVATYVLCCVPDVPLALAQIARVLRPGGQLLLADHVRSTAWPLRLGQRLLDVATVPLQGEHFSRRPRTLLAAAGLEVTDSHRRAAGVLEMVRAVTPEGMG; from the coding sequence ATGACCGGGAGGACCCGCAGCGAGGTCTGGGACCGGCACGCGCCCCGGTATGACGCTCGCACCGCCTGGTTGGAGCGGCGTCTCCTCTCGCACGGGCGCACCTGGGTCGGCGCCCGTGCCACCGGCGCGACCCTCGAGGTCGGCGTCGGCACCGGCGCCAACCTCGCGCACTACGGACCGGACGTCGATCTCACCGCCATCGACCCCAGCGCCAGGATGCTCGAGGAGACGCGGCGCAAGCTGTCGGAGGCCGGCCCCGCGTCCAGATCGGACCGGGCGTCCTCCCCCGGTCCGGAGCTGAGCCTGGTCCGACCGGTCCGGCTCCTCGCCGCCGACGTGGGAGACCTGCCGTTCGAGGACGGCTCCTTCGACTCCGTGGTCGCCACCTACGTCCTGTGCTGCGTGCCCGACGTGCCGCTGGCGCTGGCCCAGATCGCCCGGGTGCTGCGTCCCGGTGGCCAGCTGCTGCTGGCGGACCACGTCCGGTCGACAGCCTGGCCGCTGCGGCTGGGGCAGCGGTTGCTGGACGTCGCCACGGTGCCGCTGCAGGGGGAGCACTTCAGCCGACGCCCGCGCACGCTGCTGGCAGCCGCCGGGCTGGAGGTGACGGACAGCCACCGGCGTGCCGCCGGTGTCCTGGAGATGGTGCGTGCCGTCACGCCTGAGGGGATGGGCTAG
- a CDS encoding heavy metal translocating P-type ATPase: MGRCVGFVRSYPVVAVTLVVGVVVLALLGLGEGPAARTTATVYVSIVVLVTAVDMVRDIRRGHYGLDILAVVAMVATLAVGEYVASLIIVLMLSGGEALEVFAAGRARSELTALLDRAPSRARRIMDEERLEDVDVGAVRVGDVLLVRPAEVVPVDGLLLDGPASFDEASLTGESLPVTREPGDGVLSGAVNGTRAVRIRAVATAADSQYQRILTLVSQAEEARAPTVRVADRFAVPFTIVSLLIAGTAWYLSGDPTRFAEVLVLATPCPLLIAAPVAFMGGMSRSARSGVIVKGGATLEALARARSIAFDKTGTLSTGNPELLQIHLARGADRPSDVDEDELLRLAASAEQFSSHVLAGGVIRAAEARGLALSPAVDATEVATQGVSAIVEGRQVRVGKLAFIREVDPASYLEPLGPGQTAVAVSVDGRFVGTMVLRDVLRPNSADTVRVLREGGVENIAMLTGDNEATARALAQAAGIHVVHAQLLPEDKVRLIDDLPAPVVMVGDGVNDAPVLAAADVGIAMGARGSTAASESADVVIMRDDIGKVVQAVDIGRDTYRVALTSIWIGVALSVGLMVVAAFGHIPAVWGALTQEVVDLVVIVYALRALTGRTSHPELLLPPTVGARPSAATRPGATMVG, translated from the coding sequence ATGGGCCGGTGCGTGGGCTTTGTGCGCAGCTACCCCGTCGTGGCGGTGACGCTCGTCGTGGGTGTCGTGGTGCTGGCCCTGCTCGGCCTGGGGGAAGGGCCGGCCGCCCGGACGACCGCGACCGTCTACGTCAGCATCGTCGTGCTCGTCACCGCGGTGGACATGGTCCGGGACATCCGCCGTGGTCATTACGGCCTGGACATCCTGGCGGTCGTCGCCATGGTGGCCACGCTGGCGGTCGGGGAGTATGTCGCCTCGCTCATCATCGTGCTCATGCTCAGCGGCGGGGAGGCGCTGGAGGTCTTTGCCGCCGGGCGCGCCCGGTCTGAGCTCACGGCGCTGCTGGACCGGGCCCCGAGCCGGGCCCGGCGGATCATGGACGAGGAGCGCCTCGAGGACGTCGACGTGGGAGCCGTGCGGGTCGGTGACGTGCTGCTGGTCCGGCCCGCCGAGGTGGTGCCCGTCGACGGCCTCCTCCTGGACGGGCCGGCGTCCTTCGACGAGGCCTCCCTGACCGGGGAGAGCCTGCCGGTCACCCGGGAGCCCGGGGACGGCGTGCTCAGCGGGGCGGTCAACGGCACCCGCGCGGTCCGGATCCGGGCGGTCGCCACGGCGGCGGACTCGCAGTACCAGCGCATCCTCACCCTGGTGAGCCAGGCGGAGGAGGCCAGGGCGCCGACCGTGCGGGTCGCCGACCGCTTCGCCGTCCCCTTCACCATCGTCTCCCTGCTCATCGCGGGCACCGCCTGGTACCTGTCCGGTGACCCGACGCGGTTCGCCGAGGTGCTGGTGCTGGCCACCCCGTGCCCCCTGCTCATCGCCGCTCCAGTCGCGTTCATGGGCGGGATGAGCCGCTCCGCCCGGTCGGGTGTCATCGTCAAGGGCGGCGCGACCCTGGAGGCGCTGGCCCGTGCGCGGTCGATCGCCTTCGACAAGACCGGCACCCTGTCCACCGGCAACCCCGAGCTGCTGCAGATCCACCTGGCTCGTGGGGCTGACCGCCCCAGCGACGTCGACGAGGACGAGCTGCTCCGCCTGGCGGCCTCGGCCGAGCAGTTCTCCTCGCACGTGCTGGCCGGCGGGGTCATTCGGGCGGCCGAGGCGCGGGGGCTGGCCCTGTCTCCTGCCGTGGACGCGACCGAGGTCGCCACCCAGGGCGTGAGCGCGATCGTGGAGGGCCGGCAGGTGCGCGTCGGCAAGCTGGCCTTCATCCGCGAGGTGGACCCCGCGTCCTACCTCGAGCCGCTCGGCCCGGGCCAGACCGCCGTCGCCGTGTCGGTCGACGGCCGTTTCGTGGGCACCATGGTGCTGCGCGACGTGCTCCGGCCCAACTCCGCCGACACCGTGCGGGTGCTGCGCGAGGGCGGGGTCGAGAACATCGCCATGCTCACCGGCGACAACGAGGCCACGGCCCGGGCACTGGCCCAGGCGGCGGGCATCCACGTCGTCCACGCCCAGCTGCTGCCCGAGGACAAGGTCCGGCTCATCGACGACCTCCCTGCACCGGTCGTCATGGTCGGTGACGGCGTCAACGACGCACCGGTCCTGGCGGCCGCCGACGTCGGCATCGCGATGGGCGCCCGCGGCTCGACCGCGGCGAGCGAGAGCGCGGACGTGGTGATCATGCGTGACGACATCGGCAAGGTCGTCCAGGCCGTCGACATCGGTCGGGACACCTACCGGGTCGCGCTGACTTCGATCTGGATCGGGGTCGCCCTCAGCGTCGGCCTGATGGTGGTCGCGGCGTTCGGCCACATCCCGGCGGTCTGGGGCGCGCTGACCCAGGAGGTGGTGGACCTGGTCGTCATCGTCTACGCACTCCGCGCGCTCACCGGCCGCACCAGCCACCCGGAGCTCCTGCTGCCACCCACCGTGGGCGCGAGGCCTTCCGCAGCCACCCGGCCAGGTGCCACGATGGTCGGGTGA
- a CDS encoding cupin domain-containing protein, with amino-acid sequence MSVTDNGPRPNAFNIEAETRANTTYRTVAWTGKYLQVTLMSIPAGESIGLEVHPETDQFLRLDAGKGRCVMGPAEDDLTFEQEVTDGWSIQVPAGMWHDVINTGDEPLQIYAIYAPVHHAAGVVHETAEDSERDEESGEDEPPSWTVQPGDGEPDQTA; translated from the coding sequence ATGTCCGTGACCGACAACGGCCCCCGCCCCAACGCCTTCAACATCGAGGCGGAGACCCGCGCCAACACGACCTACCGCACCGTCGCGTGGACGGGCAAGTACCTGCAGGTGACGTTGATGTCGATCCCGGCCGGCGAGTCCATCGGGCTGGAGGTGCACCCGGAGACCGACCAGTTCCTGCGTCTTGACGCCGGGAAGGGCCGGTGCGTCATGGGCCCGGCCGAGGACGACCTCACCTTCGAGCAGGAGGTCACCGACGGCTGGTCGATCCAGGTGCCGGCCGGGATGTGGCACGACGTGATCAACACGGGCGATGAGCCATTGCAGATCTACGCGATCTACGCCCCGGTGCACCACGCCGCCGGTGTCGTGCACGAGACCGCTGAGGACTCCGAGCGCGACGAGGAGTCCGGTGAGGACGAGCCGCCGAGCTGGACCGTCCAGCCGGGCGACGGGGAGCCGGACCAGACGGCCTGA